TTATATGGGCTTACGATTGGTTCCTTTTTTCTTGTCATGGCCCTTATTGTATTCTCCACGGCATTAGCGGCAATTCCTACTCGGTACCTGCAGCAATACCAGATGAAATAGCAGAAGAAGTTTCATTAGTGGTTTGACTGGCACCTTCCTAACCGATTCATTAAGGTTTCCTTCATAGGAAGCCCCCGGAATATTTTTCATCGAAAACAATTAAACTATTTACCGAGGAAACCAAGCCATCAGTATTCATTATCTGGTAAATATTTATATCGAAAACATTTCCAGATTCTGAAGCTTTCCCATAAAGGATGGCGTTTTTCTTAAAAACCTTTCCGTCTATCGAGAGATCCTCAAGAAGGAAAAAAACAACCGATGATTGGTTTTTTATTTTGGTGTCTTCTTCCAGCATTGCAGCAGTAAACCCGTCGTTTTTAGCCTGCGAACCATGTGCGGATTTTTTCCTGAGGATCTTTCAGAAACAATTATTCCAAAACCTCCGGTATCTTCTTCTTTCTTCTGAGGAGCTACGCTTCTTGTTTCTGCCAGTATTTTTCCTTTTTACTTTTATGGGTTCTTGTTTCTGAGGTACCGGCATTCTTACCTGGTCCTCGGTATTGGACTTCATTTCAACATCTTTGCGGGGTTCTGACTGGTAAGTTTTAAAATCAGCAGTTTTGATAGATCCTGTTTTACTTCCGGCTCCTGGTAAGAGTTGGCCTTTTTTAGCCGGTTATTATATTCCTCCTTTGCCAGGTCTTTCTCTACCAGATCAGGAACGGTAAAATCCGCAGCTGCAGATCCAGAAGAAGGGTCTTTTTTAGAATAGACACTCACACCATAAATAACCATTATCAGAATAACTATGCCAATAGCACCAAAAATATTAACTTCTCCTTATTCATAGTTAATTAATTTCAATGCGGTTATTCTCTGCAAACCTTGTGATCAATAGCCCGTGAGGGTTTAGAGGATAATTCCGGCTAACAAATATTATTAACCCGGTTGTTTCAAACGAATATCTAACTGTTTGGTCATCCTGTGTGATGGACAGACCCGCCTTAACCCGGAAAAGAATAAGGCTCGTTATTTCCTAAGATCTCTATATTCTCAGAGAGTATTTCAATAGTTTGTTTTATTCCATAACTTGAAACCTTTGTATACCAGCCATCATTCTTGCGTTTTATATAAAGCTGCTCTATTGAATTATCGCCAAACCACAAAGCTTTTTCAAGGCTCTTCTCAACATTAAAAGCATCATATTGATAGAAATAAGTATGAAACTTTTCAGGTGGTCTTTGATCTCAACCTTAATGTTTTCATCCCTTTGCATCCACTTCATGGGTATCACTTCGCCATTAGAATCAAGAACCAACACAGTATTTAACTGCTTGGTGTAAAGGTTATTAATGGAAAATGCGAATATTGCCGATGAACAAACAAATGAAATCATTAAACCCCATACGACCAGTCAGATTGATAATTAGGGTTTATAGATATCTATTTTAGGTTTGTCCATCATGCTACTTGATTAATTCTTTCAAAAGGGCATTGACATTTTAAAAAGCTTGATTTTGATTACAATAACCAGGATAAGAGCCAAAATAACCATCAGTCCTCCTGAAATAGCCATACTGGATGGATCTACAGGAGGCACTGGCATAATAACAGTCATTATATCAAACAGGGTATTTGCAAAAACAACCACGAAAGCATATGGGATTATGACCAGATAGTAACGAGCATACATCTTGGGAAACATTGTATATATAATCTTTAGTTTTATCGAAGATTGAAAGGGCAATCATTAATGGAATAAAAGATTTTGATAAGCCCCATAAAGAAATAACGCTCCGCCAGAAAAAACAGGGTAGATTAAAAAGTCGAGGATTTTTTAATAAGAACTGCGTTATGTGGTGTAGGCTCCTCCTGTCAGCTGGAAGGATTCATCATATTTACGACCTCTCCAATCTTTTCTTAAAACACCATCTATTGCAGATTCGTTAGCCGGTGGCGGAGTAACAGGAAGGAAGAAACAGTAAATAAATCCGGTTTGCTATTAAAACCCCTTAATGCCTCCGATTCGATCATTGCACATGCTGAATCAAATACATCTAAATCTGAGTACTTAATCCGACCAGCAAAAAGCCCAAGCATTCTAAGCAGGGTATAGGGAGAAAATCCTTCATCTCCTCACAAGACTTTCCCTGATTTTGAAAAGCTTCTGAAGAAGCTCTTCCAAAAGCGAGAGAGCCAATATTAAGGCTCTATAGATTTTGAAAACTATGTTGGAAGACCAGGTAACCAAGATCACCTGCAAACATTGCTTTTTCTATAGACTTTATCCAGATACTCTAGTCCCATATAAATTACTTAAAAATGCTATTAATATAATTTAAGCGTTCTAAGTTGCATCCATGATTATCAAGTATTTCAACTTCGATTATTGCTGAATTTGACTCCAAGATCTCTAAGTTCTTTAATGGCCTGGTTCATGTTAAGTAAACGCTTTTCACCATCGGACATTTCAGAAAAATTATCAGTAAGCACCACTGTAAGCGTAATGGCACAGCTTGTTTGGCTCAACAGCCCCCATCATAGATTCACACGTGGCGATATTCAGATAGTTAAAACAATTATGATCACTAATTGTTTTTAAGAATTAAGGACCCTTGTATAAGATCCACTAACCTGAACAATAGCCAGTTCAAGATTATGA
This genomic stretch from Bacteroidales bacterium harbors:
- the traM gene encoding conjugative transposon protein TraM, whose product is MLEEDTKIKNQSSVVFFLLEDLSIDGKVFKKNAILYGKASESGNVFDINIYQIMNTDGLVSSVNSLIVFDEKYSGGFL